The following nucleotide sequence is from Gemmatimonadota bacterium.
TGCCGGGACTGCGGACCCGGCCCCGGACGATCGAAGGGATCGCCGGCGCGGCCGGGATCGGTCTCGGTGCTACGGTGATGTTCCTGTTGCTCGATGTCACGGTGTTGCAGACGCTGCACACCTACACCAACCGGTGGCGCGAAGTCGGTGGTGGTTCGAACTGGTGGTATCACCCCGTCTGGTGGATGGTCGGGACCTACCTTTCCTGGATGGGCGCGTGGATCCTCGCCAATCAGACCAACAAGCAGGGCGCACCGTCGGTCGCGGGCGCGGTTGGGCTGATCGCCGTGCTGACGGCGCTCTTTGGCGCCGTCGCCGCCGCCGTCCACTTGCCGCTGGCGGGCTGGAACGTTCCGACCTTCGCGGTCGCCGTGCTGCCGGCCCTCGCGCTGAGCGTGGTGGTGAGCGGACTCGGCGCCAAGCGGGGCTGACGGGAGGCACCGTGCTGGCCCGCGCCGCACGGCTGGTACTCCGGATCGCCGGTTGGCTCCTGACGCCCATCGTGCTCGCTATCACCGCCGCTATCGGGGCGACCATCGGTGCGATGGCCGCCCCGAGGTTTTCTCCCACTGGTGGACTTCTCGTGACGGCGGTGGCCGGACTTCTCGGAGCCTTGCTTGGGCTGCTGGCGTGGGAGAAGCTCCTCGGACGCTCTCCCGAATTGCGAGCCGCGTTGGCCCTCACCGCCGAAGGCATCCCGGAGCCTGCCGTTGTCGAGGAGATGGTGACCGCCCAGCCCGATCCCCCCGACCCGGGAGCGCCGTGAGTACCAGCCGATGGGTCCTGCTCGGGTTCGCGGCGGGAAGTCTGCTCGCAGCTCCGGCTGCGGGGCAGCAGGGGTTCTTCGTGACCGCTGGCCGGGTCACTGCGGGTAGCCCGAACGAATCGAGCTGGCGGCTGACCCTGCAGCGCGACCTGGCTGGCCCGCTCGGTCTCGATCTCTCACTCAACGAACTCCCGGGTGGTCGCCCGCGCGAAGGTGAGCTCTACGGCGTTGGCGCCGACGTGACCCTATTCAGTGATGCGCGTGGCCTCCCTACGGTGTTCGTGGGCGCGGCCGCCGGGCTCGGGCTGGGCGACCAGCGGCGCTTCTGGACCAGCGGCTCCATTGGCCTGCGGATGCCCGTCGTCGTGCTGGGTGCCTTCCGACTCTCGCTCGAAGGGCGCTGGCGCAACATCACCGTCACTGATCGCGATGGCCTCGAGTTCGGCATCGCCATGGGCTATCGGGTCCGGCGCGATCGCGACGCCACCCGGCCCGAGAGCGCCGGGCTCTGGGCGCCGCGCGCAACAGCCGATGCGCTCCGTGCCGGCGGGATCCCCGAAGCGAAGGCCCGGCTGTTGAGCGATGTGGTGTCGACCGCGCTCGAGGAGATGGGGCAACCGTACGTCTGGGGGGGCACCGGCGA
It contains:
- a CDS encoding C40 family peptidase, translating into MSTSRWVLLGFAAGSLLAAPAAGQQGFFVTAGRVTAGSPNESSWRLTLQRDLAGPLGLDLSLNELPGGRPREGELYGVGADVTLFSDARGLPTVFVGAAAGLGLGDQRRFWTSGSIGLRMPVVVLGAFRLSLEGRWRNITVTDRDGLEFGIAMGYRVRRDRDATRPESAGLWAPRATADALRAGGIPEAKARLLSDVVSTALEEMGQPYVWGGTGDGNGGFDCSGLIHYAYSRHGVPIPRTAASQAIAGTAIRRDPDGLLPGDILTFTGERGENVTHVGLYVGEGRFIHSASGGVRLSRLNEEDPDGRYWLKRWVGVRRIVE